Below is a window of Candidatus Thermoplasmatota archaeon DNA.
CTCAGAAGATTCCCTGCCTTCAAATGGGTAAAGCCACACCATATAAAAGCAATTGTAGAAACTGATCCTAAAGGTAGATATCAACTGCAGAATAATAAATTAAGAGCTACTTATGGTCACACCTTAAGTTTAGAACTAGACTTACCTACAAATGAAATACCCGAGAAGCTCTACTATCCTGCAACTGATGAAGAGTGCGAAATAATTTTAGAGACTGGTATAAAGCCAGTGGATAGGAAGAAAGTTCATTTAAGTAAAACCAAAGAATTAGCACTTGAGGCAGGTAAAAGCAGAGTAGAAAGACCTATAATTCTAGAAGTTGATGCTAAAAAAGCTTGTGAGGAGGGTATTATTATAAAGCGAGCCGGAAGGACAGTGTATATTACAGACGAAGTGCCTGGAAAATACTTGAAAAGAGTTGAGTGATATGAAGATAGAACTAAGAGAATTAAAAGAAAGAGCAATGAAATTTGTAGTGGAAGATACTTCTGTCAGCTTTTTAAATACTTTAAGAAGAGTTTTGCTCAAGGACATTCCTAAACTTGCAATTGATACTGTAGAATTCCATCTGGGTACACTTACGGATGAAAAAGGAAAGGATTATGAAAGTATAGCACCTCTTTTCGACGAAATTATAGCTCATAGGCTTGGTATGGTGCCTATACCTACAGACTTGAGTTTATTTGTACCTAAAGATAAATGCAGATGCCAAGGAGCTGGATGCCCTAGCTGTGAGCTTGTATATACTCTAAAAAAATTTGGTCCGTGTACGGTTTATTCAGAAGACCTTGTGCCAACCGGCGGCGAAAATTTTAAAATAAAAGAACATAAAATTCCTGTGGTAAAGCTAGGCCCTGACCAAGGACTGTTTGTTACAGCTACTGCAAGGTTAGGTACTGCGAAAGAGCAT
It encodes the following:
- a CDS encoding RNA 2'-phosphotransferase, which translates into the protein MLKECSQHGFFRNDKCPQCQNNGKFIMSDKELNMIGRIMAGVLRHFPEKFNLKMDEHGWIELYAFVDSLRRFPAFKWVKPHHIKAIVETDPKGRYQLQNNKLRATYGHTLSLELDLPTNEIPEKLYYPATDEECEIILETGIKPVDRKKVHLSKTKELALEAGKSRVERPIILEVDAKKACEEGIIIKRAGRTVYITDEVPGKYLKRVE
- a CDS encoding DNA-directed RNA polymerase subunit D, whose translation is MKIELRELKERAMKFVVEDTSVSFLNTLRRVLLKDIPKLAIDTVEFHLGTLTDEKGKDYESIAPLFDEIIAHRLGMVPIPTDLSLFVPKDKCRCQGAGCPSCELVYTLKKFGPCTVYSEDLVPTGGENFKIKEHKIPVVKLGPDQGLFVTATARLGTAKEHAKWQVATSAGYKHYPDIKISSKKCNYCNDCAKICPKGVIKITGKKIILENLEECTLCKSCEEICRKEAIKVIANNRKFIFKFETDGSLSAKETLEKALEIIKLKCKNFESGLKMI